tatatatatatgtatatacatgtatatatatatatacatgtatatatatatatatacatatatatatatatacatatacatatatatatatatatatatatacatacatatatatatatatacatacatatatatatatatatatacatatatatatacatatatatatatacatatatatatatatatatatatatatatatatatatatatttcaataaaATTGGTTTTATATTTCAATAAAATCTGCTACTCTAAAAAcagatttaaaatttatatcatATAAGACCTAACCTAGCTTGGCCAGAATCAGTTTTGCTCGGTGTCTATGTTTATTTATGGACTGGCGTCTTCTACCATCCACAATAATGGGTATTTGTAATTTATATCTCCAATTAACTACACTCTCCTATTCAGTTTAAGAGTCTCATgtgactttttacggattttaaggagagtcaaaagtgggactctaagggtaggaaagagagtggtattatgggtttttaatgtaagggagaaaaattagtatgggtaatggaggctataattgaaaataggataaagctaccaaggacataaaagttaaaaatccataccaaaataaaattggGACTGGCTTAATCATAAAAAGAAATGAGACACAttagctgaataggagggagtattacatACATAACAATCTATTATGAGCATTAAAAAACAGATTCTAATGTATGATGATATTCACATGCCCTCTCCAGCAAATTGAGACTTATTCTggtgaattaaattcaaaattgaattcatGTCATTATCTTAAAATCTATTAATTAACGTAAAAATTGTCTATCTGAGGGGGGCTTTCACAAGTGACTTACTAACAATAAAACAAAGGGAAACAACTCTATTTGCATGCATTTCTAGAAAATGGCTTCTTATTCACGCATAACTACTTCAAAGGCAACAATCCTAATATTCACAAAACAAAATAGGGCTAAAACAATCAAATCATCAAAGAGCATTACAATGGAAAATTAATGCTTAATGATAAGTTTTCatctcaaaatcaaattcaaaatagtaTAAATTTAAGCgcaaatgttatttttttgcttCTATTAATTGCtaatatataaatttgaattaaattatgatatataattatattgatgCTTTAAACATATTCGTCCATTCACAATTTGATGATGTAATTTGATGATCAAAATAGAATTGTTGATGAAGTTAACAATACCATTTGTTTGTATCGATGTATAGAATTTTTGATGAATACATCATTGTTTATGATATGCAAAGTGGGTGTTCATGCTATATAAAGTAAGTGGTTATAATATGAAAAATAggtgtttgttataaataattcTATTTTAATCAACAATTGTATACCTCGATACAAGCAAATTGTATTATTATCTCTATCAACAATTCTGTTTTGATCATCAAATTTCAATAAATGAACCTGTTCAAATGATCAATATATTATAAATCAGAAATTTATATACGAACCATTGATTAAAGCGAAAATGTTATATTTGTgcatttatttttactatttctAGATTGATTTTGAGATGAAAACTtatcaaatttaagcatcaaaTCTTTCATTGTAATGCTCTTTAATCATTCAATTGTTTTTGCTCTATTTTGTTTTGGAAAATGTTAGGATTGAATGTTGTTTTTTAGAATGATAGGTATGTTAAGAAGTAGTTATGCGTGATGAAACAGTTGTTTTCTAGAAATGCGTGTTGGTagagttttttctttttaaagttGTTAATGGGTCGCTTATGGGGTTACCTCTTAGAGAGACGATCTTTCACAGGAGCGCctgatattaaataatttctttgagagacgtgTCAAATGAGAGTTTGCGATTAGTTGTTCAACAGACAACATGTCACACTTCGACCTCTTTTAgctaaaatatagtcaagtaagatcttatatttatttttttataactatatattttatgaatgaatttaatttaaagtttttaataaataagtataatttttatttatattaaagcttaatttttttgattaattgaatgaattttcggatattttaaaaagagtaaaaaatataacaaatttggtctcattttaaaaatcttgaaaaagtATTACCattcatataattattttaaaataagattattgatAGGTGACATTactcatttattaaataaaactaatttttaagcAAATAGGAATAGGAAATAGGCAGGTAGCAAACATGATCACATGAATTTAGGAATATGCAGGAACATATTACTCTTCCTCTTTTAgctaaaatatagttaagtgagatcttataattacttttcaattttttaaaaaagagtcGAAAAATTACAAAGTTGGTCTCATTTCAAAGATCTTGAAAAAAAGACcgtttgtataatttttatttaaaataaatattgttcGGTGAAATTATCCATttagtaaataaaattacttattttaaGCAAATAGAAAATAGACAAGTGGTTTGCAATTGCATGTCATTGAAATTATAAAGTGAGATGCAAATTCATGTCACTTTATCCCTGTTCCCAGACTATGTCATTCTATCCTTGTTGATTGGTTGTTCAACGGACAATAGATCACTTTTTGACCTTTTTTTTagctaaaacatagtcaagtgcgATATTATATTTATCTCttcataactatatttttatgaatatatttactttaaattttttagtaaattaatataatttttttataataaagcttaatttttttgaatgattgaatgattttttgaatttttttaagaattaaaaaaaaagtttggtctcattttaaagattttgaaaaaaatattaccattcgtataatttttttaaaaatattgatttataGGTAAAATtacccatttattaaataaatctaattttttaagcAAATAGGAATATGAAATAGGCAGGTAGCAATAACATGAATTTAGGGAAATGCATCAACAGGCCGCTCTTCGACCTCTTTTAGCTAAAATGTAGTTAAGTGAGATGTTATAGTTATTTTTTCAATAACTATATTTTCAtgaacaaatttaatttaattttttaataaatttaaataaatttattttattataataaagcttacttttttatgaataataGAATGCtttgttgaattatttttaaaaagagtaaaaaatattagaaatttCGTCTCATTTTAAAGATCTTGAAATAATATTAGCATTtgtacacttttttttttctattatatatTGATAGGTGAAATCACccatttaataataaaactacTTTTTAAAGCAAATAGAAATAGGAAGTAGATAAGTAGCACTGACGTGAATTTGCAGTTAGTATATGAAGATATAATTATTCTATAGCTAGTAAATAAGTCTTGAAAGATAATCTTGCTATATCAAGatattattctcttttattttggaatAATATTGGAAAATAATGTTGGTTTATAAATTTAGTCACTTTTCATTTTGCTATATCAAGAAGTTATTCTCTTTACCAAggtaaataatttgaaaataatactgCTTATCAAATCTTCTTCTGCACGTTAAATTGTTATATTAGTAAATGATTTTCACTGCAAATTAACTTACCCATCAGCATAAAAGTGAGTGGAAAAATTTTCGTTGAGAGTTTGACACGTGTCAACCCTTTTTTTCACTAgtagtttttataaattaacCTCAAAATCTTACataaaaagataatattttaggaaaaattgttaaaaactacCTACAAAAAGTGGTCTTTCGTGAAAaatacctgcaataaaatttttttgacaaaaactacctaaaaaatataatttatttgtcaaagacTACCTAATAACAGAAGATATCAATTTTCCGTTAAAACTAACCGAAGCTATTATATTTAATGaacaaaacaatttaaaaatataaagattagggaaaataaacttaacccccttttcattttctgtaacaccccggcccctcggaccgctggtgaatACTCTTGGaaactgtagactagccccacaaaccaacacaagtctttccagcgcactttggcctcactcgtgtgcacccgggaaaacttcccaggaggtcacacatcctaagattgctctccaccaagcacgcttaactgtggagttcttagcaaatgggctctcatgaaaaaaaagatgcaccttgttgatatgagtagtctatcaatcctttttcaagctaaatctggagTATTACATTTTCAATCTCTAGCTTTCCCCTTCCTCAAcaaacaaaatagttttgtagtataatcaattgaaaattttcaacttgAAATTATGAATCACAAAAGTaagatttaattttgaattttgctataaaggaaaaagaaaggaaCAACAATAACACCATCTCCAAAAGAAGAGGTAGGAGAAGAGAACAAAATGAGTAAGTGTAAAAGAAGAAATAATAAGAAAGAAGAATAAATGGTCTTGTATTGATAGTTGTTCATCTATCGGATGCGGAATGTATGTGCTGTTCATGGACATTCATAGTAGGTTTTGTTGAAGATGAAGGTTAAAAATGCTACTGATTTCTGGAAATGAAAGAGTGAGGTTGAGGTTGAAGATGAAGTGATGTGTGagtttaataatattttcattttctttttattttttaattaattataatatttaatagtcATCTGCATATAACATGTTGATCAATGTAAAAATAACAGTCAATATGAATAATTCTGTTAATTGGTAGTCTTtgacaaaaaatttattatagattgttttcacaaaaaattacattttatagatatttttaataatttttctaatattttactctaactaaaacaaaacacaatTCTCAATTTAGCTGATTTTTATAAAACTATAACCCAACAACACAAGTCGTAAATGAGAATGTCTAAAATAAAAGGAATTCAAgcgaaaataaaaaaggaaaaaatggaGTGGTGTGAAGGTAAAGCGGCAGAGCACTTTCTTGGTGAAAAGAGAAGAAAGAAACCCAAAAGCGAGGCAAAATCTATCCACTGAAATTGAAATGCGACGAGAACGACTTCTTTTAGGAAGTATCCTCAACAACACACCTTTCATTTCTTCTACcaattctttttcttcttcttcaattcatTCATCACATTTACAGCCATTTGGGAAACTCAAACATTTGGGATTTGACCTTCCTGATGTCTGGCCTTCTGATACCTGCTCTCAACCTTCTCCTAAACTTCACTGtaatttctctttctttctctttttattttgtaattgattaattattgggTTGGTTCTAAATTTTGTCTAACCTCTGTAATCGATTGAACATTTGGATTATTTTATGATATGGTGTAACGGGTagttcttattttcttataaaaaccATACTCTCACAAAATTCTTCTAGTAGTTACAGTTGAAAGTGGTTATTGATTTTATCATGTCGATTGATTATTGGCGGTGACAAATCCACCGAACTAGTATCAGGATTCAGGTggacaattcaatattaataggtTTTTTAATCAAAAGACATGCACCATGGCTAGAGAGTGGATTCCCATTGGATATTTAATGACTAAGTTAGAATGTTTTGGTTGATCATTTATCAGTACTTGCATACTGCCATTTATGGAGTTCTGTTGAATGGAGAGAGCATTTTGCACTAGTTGGAACCCTGGATAAAGTCAATTACTAATTGTAGGGTTTTGCATGACTAATTGATACCATAATTCTTTTGTTTGCTCAGCTGATGTTTCAAGAATATTTGCTGCACTTTTAAGAAGTGTGAATTTTGAACCTTTTTGTACtatagattttcaatttttaccacTATTCTAAAGCTTGGCAAGCTTGATTGTACTCGAGAATATGGATCTTTTGAATAAGCCAATTCATTTGGGACCCCTTAAATCCACTCTTTTTCCTAGTCAAAGATTACCCTTTGGCCTTTTATTTTCTCATCGTGAATTCTTTGCAGATGCAGAGATATCAAAGGGGCTTCTTACTTCCCAAATGAatccttctatatttatattttaacactGGTTTCTCAAGAATATGCAAGAAAAACACTTTGAATTAATCGCTAGGGATGGCTTAGAACCAATAACTCATTATCGAATGGATCTTTCCGTTCTAATACTCTATCCGAGTTATCAATATTATAATAGATTTGGattcaaaaattatatattatctataAGGCATTTAGGTAGAACGTTTATTCAGACATTAGATTGAGATTGTGTGAGACGATAGTAAAATCAAGATCATAGTTGTGTAACTCAAACGTTTTTAGAATGAGAATATaagaatataatataaaagcaaaaacaaaacaaaaacagaaAAGGAAAACCAGTTTGACATTTTTAATTCTTAGAATTTAGAACAAAGAAAAACAGAAATAATAGCCTTAATTTCCAACATGAATCAAAGCTCATGCTTTAGCAACACTAATTAAGGTCAACACTTTTCAATAACTGTCTTTTATAATCAATGCTTTGTTGCTTAGCCTAGGGTTCGAAACCAGGACCTACAATTTGGAAGTTCACTACTTTTTTTCAATATATGTTGTGGCGTTCCGTATTCCTAGGTTGTGATTGTTCATCAACTCATCTAACTCCACTCTATAGAAATAATTGTTTGTTAAATATATTTAAGGGATGTAATTGACCTCATGGACACCCCATTGGATCTGCCCCTGCCTTGTACTTGCACTTGATAAATAAAACCCATGAAACTAATTTGCAATGTGTTGGTTGTTTCTTCAAGAATAACTAAGTCATTCCTTTTAAAGCAGTTGATGGGCCAAGTGCTAAAATCATTGATGGCAAGTCTATCGCGGCTGTGATTAAGTCACAAGTAGCTTCCGAGGTTTCAAGGATGAAGGACATGGTTGGAAAGCATCCTGGGTTGGCTGTTGTTTTGGTAGGTGAAAGAAATGATTCTCATTCGTTTGTCCGTACAAAGATGAAAGCTTGCGATGAAGTTGGAATCAGTTCGTCTATGGTAGAGTTGCATGCTGATTGTACGGAGGATGAAGTCCTTCATGTAGTTTCAAACTTGAACAGGGATCCATCACTTCATGGCGTCCTTGTGCAACTTCCCCTTCCGAAAGTAACTTCTTGAACCAACTCGACTGTATTGACTTTTCGTTTTTCCCTCTGAGGTATTCTAAAGGCTATAGTTACGTGATAGGTATGGTAGACAgctcaataaatttttttacgTTAAGGTTTTTCGTTTATGCACGTGCATTTTTGTACAAACTACAAACCAAGATCATAATGTCAAATTAAATTGTTTCGTACATTGTGTGGTGCACTTGAATGGGAACTGGAACTTTTTATTTAGGACATTATAAATGTCATATCTTATCAATAAGAGTATGTAATAAATTAACATTAAATTGTTTCATATGCATGCTGATCATACTCTGATCTCCTATTCAACTTTAGTTATTTAATGAGGCGAGTTCCCTTTTTTCTTTTGTCTAGTAATATAGGATTCTCTTCTGTTAATTGTTTGTCAGTTCTTGTTTCTACTAAATGCTTGTTTGGTTGTTGTGTAATTTTGATTCCTAGCTTCAATTTAGTAACTTGTGAAATGTTTTTCTTAGCATTTGAACGAGGAGAAGATCCTGAACGTTATTAATCCTGAGAAGGACGTTGATGGTTTTCATCCCTTTAATATGGGCAGCCTTGCAATGAAGGGAAGGGAGCCCTTTTTTGTTCCATGTGGAGCCAAAAGCTGTATTGATTTATTGCTTAGGactggtgttgaaatggtgggAAAGAATGCTGTTGTGATAGGGCGAAGCAAGATTGTTGGATTGCCAGTGTCATTATTGCTTCAGGTACTTATCTCACATGACTAGCCTTTCTTATGTATCTTAGCTAAACTTGAGTAAtgctttttaattctttttcctgGAAGAGGCACCATGCCACAGTGAGTATTGTGCATTCATTCACCAAGAACCCACAAAATTTAACACGTGAAGCAGATATAATCATCACAGATGTTGGTGTCCCAAACATGATTCGAGGCAATTGGTTGAAACAAGGTGCAGTTGTTATTGATGCAGGAACCAACGCAGTTAAGGTAATAACTTCCTGCACCTTTCAAGTTTTGGAAACAATGACATTTTTTGCTTGCGTCAAAGTCAATGGTATTGCTCCAATCCTCGTCATTAAGTTGATCGGCCCTCTGTCCATGGAGTATCTTTAAGGTTACTTCATACtataaaaatgcggtaacggtcGCAATCCGGTATCAGAACGATGACGTGGTAAcgggagtgatgcggttatcgtaACACCTAAATATCTATCAaatcataagatatcccttaGATACGCCATTAGGTgggtttttttacacctttacaatgcaagaaatatttgttttaaaaatctttacaaCGCGGCCGATGCAATGCGATgcagccttgtttttacactatgggcTACACCCACAAATTAAGGAATGGTATATATTGCGTTGATAGTCAAAATACTCAAAACTAAGATATATTTCCTAATTTTATTTGGCAAGTGCATTGTTATCGGTAGATTGGAATTTAGAGATTAGTGATTGGATGATATAGGATGATGTGAAAATGAATTTAT
The sequence above is drawn from the Amaranthus tricolor cultivar Red isolate AtriRed21 chromosome 5, ASM2621246v1, whole genome shotgun sequence genome and encodes:
- the LOC130814293 gene encoding bifunctional protein FolD 2-like; this encodes MRRERLLLGSILNNTPFISSTNSFSSSSIHSSHLQPFGKLKHLGFDLPDVWPSDTCSQPSPKLHFDGPSAKIIDGKSIAAVIKSQVASEVSRMKDMVGKHPGLAVVLVGERNDSHSFVRTKMKACDEVGISSSMVELHADCTEDEVLHVVSNLNRDPSLHGVLVQLPLPKHLNEEKILNVINPEKDVDGFHPFNMGSLAMKGREPFFVPCGAKSCIDLLLRTGVEMVGKNAVVIGRSKIVGLPVSLLLQRHHATVSIVHSFTKNPQNLTREADIIITDVGVPNMIRGNWLKQGAVVIDAGTNAVKDPNRKHGFHLTGDVCFEEAVRVASAITPVPGGVGPVTISMLLTNTFDSAKRAYGFV